In Salana multivorans, a single genomic region encodes these proteins:
- a CDS encoding adenine phosphoribosyltransferase encodes MTIDGIAALIQDVPDFPKPGVTFKDITPVLARPDAFQAVVDAMVASAPEGIDVVCGMEARGFIFGAPVALALGASFVPVRKSGKLPRDTVESTYDLEYGTQTLAVHTDAIRAGDRVLIVDDVLATGGTVAATADLVHRLGGSLVAVTVLMELAFLAPRERLEWRDVDLITSLITYD; translated from the coding sequence GTGACCATCGACGGAATCGCCGCGCTCATCCAGGACGTCCCCGACTTCCCCAAGCCGGGGGTGACGTTCAAGGACATCACGCCCGTCCTCGCGCGTCCGGACGCGTTCCAGGCGGTCGTCGACGCGATGGTGGCCTCGGCCCCGGAGGGGATCGACGTCGTCTGCGGGATGGAGGCGCGCGGATTCATCTTCGGCGCCCCCGTCGCGCTGGCGCTGGGCGCCTCGTTCGTCCCGGTCCGCAAGTCGGGCAAGCTGCCCCGGGACACCGTCGAGAGCACGTACGACCTCGAGTACGGAACGCAGACCCTCGCCGTCCACACCGACGCGATCCGCGCTGGCGACCGGGTGCTCATCGTCGACGACGTCCTGGCCACGGGCGGCACGGTCGCCGCGACGGCTGACCTCGTCCACCGGCTCGGCGGCTCGCTCGTCGCCGTGACCGTGCTCATGGAGCTCGCGTTCCTCGCCCCGCGCGAGCGGCTGGAGTGGCGCGACGTCGACCTCATCACGTCGCTCATCACCTACGACTGA
- a CDS encoding aldo/keto reductase, translated as MLPDTPGSALLNDGTALQLIGLGLYKVEPSDTERVVLDALDVGYRLIDGAAFYGNEREVGDAVRESGLRGELRVTSKAWGDPVMSYDETLREFDATERDLGFSPDVYLIHWPRASRNEYVNVWRALIRLREEGRVRTIGVCSFGETELTRLIDETGVVPALNQVESHPWLPQHGLREFHDAHGILTQAWSPLGRGRLMDDPVLLRIAAEHGVSVPQVVLRWHLQLGGAAVPKSTHRERLAQNIDLEGFALTGEDMAAIAGLETGRRTGTNPADRQ; from the coding sequence ATGCTGCCCGACACCCCCGGCTCCGCGCTCCTCAACGACGGCACCGCCCTCCAGCTCATCGGGCTCGGCCTGTACAAGGTGGAGCCGTCCGACACGGAGCGGGTGGTGCTCGACGCCCTCGACGTCGGCTACCGCCTCATCGACGGCGCGGCCTTCTACGGAAACGAGCGCGAGGTCGGCGATGCCGTGCGCGAGTCGGGGCTGCGTGGGGAGCTGCGCGTGACGAGCAAGGCGTGGGGCGACCCCGTCATGTCCTACGACGAGACGCTGCGCGAGTTCGACGCCACCGAGCGCGACCTCGGCTTCTCGCCGGACGTCTACCTCATCCACTGGCCCCGCGCGTCGCGCAACGAGTACGTCAACGTGTGGCGCGCGCTGATCCGCCTGCGCGAGGAGGGCCGCGTCCGCACCATCGGCGTCTGCAGCTTCGGCGAGACCGAGCTGACCCGGCTCATCGACGAGACCGGCGTCGTGCCGGCGCTCAACCAGGTCGAGTCGCACCCGTGGCTGCCGCAGCACGGGCTGCGCGAGTTCCACGACGCCCACGGCATCCTCACCCAGGCGTGGAGCCCGCTCGGTCGCGGCCGCCTCATGGACGACCCGGTGCTCCTGCGGATCGCGGCCGAGCACGGCGTGAGCGTGCCGCAGGTCGTGCTGCGCTGGCACCTGCAGCTCGGCGGCGCGGCCGTCCCCAAGTCGACGCACCGCGAGCGCCTGGCCCAGAACATCGACCTCGAGGGCTTCGCGCTCACCGGCGAGGACATGGCGGCGATCGCCGGGCTGGAGACGGGGCGGCGCACGGGAACGAACCCCGCGGACCGTCAGTAG
- a CDS encoding cytochrome c oxidase assembly protein has translation MTRTAVDTRPGAVRADGPPRWIATPVGRWRILAASAVVGVVALVVAIALTGAATPTLLADPGPLVRWGLPVVDLVVELAAATTVGALVLCAVILPPPPPDAPPSGRPARVRPVGAAWRLSQRIAAAAGVVWTLALAVQLVLTYARVSGRPIGGPTFGEEISVFLGQIELGRLLLTGLVLTALVALLAVAVGGTLSATFAVVLAMVALAPVASTGHASGAANHEVAVSSLWLHLAGVTLWIGGLAILVAVAGALGRDLRPAAARYSSLAIWAYALVAVSGVANAAIRLGGLDGLATPYGRLVLAKAAATLALGVAGWWHRRRTIPRLTQGRTAAFWRLVVGEVLLAGGVMGLAVALSSTAPPVPDTPLVDVPPAEWITGYPVPDHGPSGLDWFTTWRPDLLVLIGVVSALVVVLTWYRRLRARGDHWPVLRVVSLAVGLLLIAWVSSGGPALYGHLLFSAHMVQHMVLVMLAPIFLVLGAPVTLAVRALPARDDGSRGPRELLLGLVHSRWAGFFANPVVAAVNIVGSMILFYYTPLLLLALTNHWVHLWMIVHFTLAGYMFVNVLIGIDPGPRRPGYPLRLLLLFATMAFHAFFGLALMEGTQLLAAPWYGALGLPWGVDALADQKLGGGFTWGFGEVPSLLLAIALGTAWIRDDDRTARRLDRKADRDGDADLAAYNAMLAARSGPGGGAPGEDVSDGATPDASAAHRATPDA, from the coding sequence GTGACTCGAACGGCCGTCGACACCCGTCCCGGGGCCGTCCGCGCCGACGGCCCGCCGCGGTGGATCGCGACCCCGGTCGGCCGGTGGCGGATCCTCGCGGCGTCGGCCGTCGTGGGCGTCGTCGCGCTCGTCGTCGCGATCGCGCTGACGGGGGCCGCGACCCCGACGCTGCTCGCGGACCCCGGCCCCCTCGTGCGCTGGGGTCTGCCCGTCGTCGACCTCGTCGTCGAGCTCGCCGCCGCCACGACCGTCGGCGCCCTCGTCCTGTGCGCGGTGATCCTGCCACCCCCGCCGCCGGACGCCCCGCCGTCAGGGCGCCCGGCCCGGGTCCGTCCCGTCGGTGCCGCGTGGCGGCTGAGCCAGCGGATCGCCGCGGCGGCCGGGGTGGTGTGGACGCTCGCGCTCGCGGTGCAGCTCGTCCTCACCTACGCGCGGGTGTCCGGCCGGCCGATCGGCGGGCCGACCTTCGGCGAGGAGATCTCCGTCTTCCTCGGCCAGATCGAGCTGGGCCGGCTCCTCCTGACGGGACTCGTGCTGACGGCGCTCGTCGCGCTCCTCGCGGTGGCGGTCGGCGGGACGCTGAGCGCCACGTTCGCGGTGGTCCTCGCGATGGTGGCGCTCGCCCCGGTCGCCTCGACCGGGCACGCGTCGGGCGCGGCGAACCACGAGGTGGCCGTGAGCAGCCTGTGGCTCCACCTCGCCGGGGTGACGCTGTGGATCGGCGGGCTCGCAATCCTCGTCGCGGTCGCCGGGGCCCTCGGGCGGGACCTGCGTCCGGCGGCCGCGCGCTACTCGAGCCTGGCGATCTGGGCGTACGCGCTGGTCGCGGTCTCGGGCGTCGCGAACGCCGCCATCCGGCTGGGCGGCCTCGACGGGCTCGCGACCCCGTATGGCCGTCTCGTGCTGGCGAAGGCCGCCGCGACGCTCGCGCTCGGGGTCGCCGGCTGGTGGCACCGGCGACGGACCATCCCGCGCCTCACGCAGGGACGGACGGCAGCGTTCTGGCGGCTCGTGGTCGGCGAGGTCCTCCTGGCCGGTGGGGTGATGGGCCTCGCCGTCGCGCTGTCCTCGACGGCGCCGCCCGTCCCGGACACTCCCCTCGTCGACGTCCCGCCCGCTGAGTGGATCACCGGCTACCCCGTGCCCGACCACGGACCGAGCGGCCTCGACTGGTTCACCACCTGGCGCCCCGACCTGCTCGTGCTGATCGGGGTGGTGAGCGCGCTCGTCGTCGTCCTCACCTGGTACCGCCGGCTGCGGGCGCGCGGGGACCACTGGCCGGTGCTGCGCGTCGTCAGCCTCGCCGTCGGCCTCCTCCTCATCGCGTGGGTGAGCAGCGGCGGGCCGGCGCTGTACGGGCACCTGCTGTTCAGCGCGCACATGGTCCAGCACATGGTGCTCGTCATGCTCGCGCCGATCTTCCTGGTGCTCGGGGCTCCGGTGACGCTGGCCGTCCGGGCGCTTCCCGCACGCGACGACGGCTCCCGCGGCCCGCGCGAGCTCCTGCTCGGGCTCGTCCACTCGCGCTGGGCCGGCTTCTTCGCCAACCCGGTCGTGGCCGCCGTCAACATCGTCGGCAGCATGATCCTCTTCTACTACACCCCGCTCCTGCTGCTCGCCCTCACCAACCACTGGGTGCACCTGTGGATGATCGTGCACTTCACGCTGGCCGGGTACATGTTCGTCAACGTGCTCATCGGGATCGACCCCGGGCCGAGGCGCCCCGGGTACCCGCTCCGGCTCCTCCTGCTCTTCGCGACGATGGCGTTCCACGCGTTCTTCGGGCTCGCGCTCATGGAGGGGACGCAGCTGCTCGCGGCACCCTGGTACGGCGCGCTCGGTCTGCCGTGGGGCGTCGACGCGCTGGCGGACCAGAAGCTCGGTGGCGGGTTCACCTGGGGGTTCGGGGAGGTCCCGTCGCTGCTGCTCGCGATCGCGCTCGGGACGGCGTGGATCCGCGACGACGACCGCACGGCCCGCCGGCTCGACCGCAAGGCCGACCGCGACGGGGACGCCGACCTCGCCGCCTACAACGCGATGCTCGCCGCGCGGTCCGGTCCCGGTGGGGGAGCGCCCGGTGAAGACGTGTCCGACGGGGCGACGCCGGACGCGAGCGCGGCCCACCGGGCAACGCCCGACGCGTGA